The DNA segment CAAATTCTTTTTCGATTTAATCGAATGCAACAAGAGAGAAGTGAATAAATGGAACGGGGCGACTTTTTGCTCCATTTAATCTTCACCCCATTTTTTATACTTCTTGTTttgattttatcaaataaaaaaattattacattcATCCCATCTCAATTCCTTTCTCAATTTTTATCCGACTCttcttgaaatattaaataatttttatatacaagattaaaaaaatatattttaaaattttataaaaataaaaatctaattaaaatatataaaatagttaaaaagttACAAAGTCTTGTaaaacttttttattaattttaattggaaataaaattaaaggaaataaaataaagaaaagggaagaaaaattttttatataaataattaatatgtagtttactctttgaatttatctaaaaataccttaaatttaaatttttctaaaagtATCTTTAATTCCTACTTACATTTTCTGATATCTGAATTGTTTCCGTTTTATACATTGCCTCAATTTGTTaacaacattaattttttaaaaattaacaagtAATTTGCCTCATGAACCTGAATTTGTCCAAAAAATATTTAGTTGATACttgaatttgttcaaaaaattatactttttaaaattaatttatatatttttaaagtttttttaaatttatatccaCCCCTATATCATATTGAGAAACTACCATATGTCATTATAGGATTGGCCATCAGCGCCGCATCTGTACAAACTAATAGTGTTAGTATGAAAGTACCAATTTAAATAACGAAATATAAGTTCATGCACtaactaaatataaaaaagttcaagtaccaattaaatacttttaaacaaatttaagaaGCAAACTATGGGTTAATCTATAAATGAAATAACTGTGATTTTAAAGACGGTgaatagaaaatattaaaaaaattaaggttgTTTAGCTGCTTTTAAGAGTCAAAAAGTTCAGCAGCCGAAAGAATGTTTCCTTTGACAAGCAAGGAATGTCAAAAACACTAGGGTAAATCTAGTTTCCTAGTAATTGGATTAAAGTTCGATGATCAACTATAAAGTCGCCATCGTAGTTAATGCGGTCCTTGCAACTTGATATATTGGACTGCAAAAAGCAATCCTACTATTTACCAAATTATGCCCGCCCccaaccccccccccccaaaaaaaaatatcattaaatggATGTTAAAGCCAGACCCAAAATTAGTAAAATCAAGTAGACCACTTCACCTAACATTCATGAGCAATGAATATCAAAGCTACTGATGGTCCAGTGACAAAATTTCATGCAACTTTGAATCCAAATTATAAGGACATAAATAATAGATAGCTATATTGCATTGCCAAGAAGTACTGTTTACCCTAAAAGCTGCAGTTCACTAAAAGATACTATAAGTTAATAGGAAATTACCAACAAGTGGTGGTGAGGTATGTTATGAAGGGGCACCATTTGTTTTTTGTGACTGAGTGACACTCCTTAACTTTTCATAAGCTTCAGAGCAGGCGTGAGAATAGTCCGACAATGCGCGGAATATCTCAGGCAACCGGATTTTAAGACTTCCAATAGATTTCTCTCGCACTTGAATGCAGTGCTTTTTGAGAGCTTCGGCTTCCTCTTCCAACCTCTTTTTCAAGCTCTCGACCACAAGCTGCCTCTCGGAGACAGGATCCTTTGCATTCGTGTCTTCACCTGCATCTATTTCATCCAATGCAGATCTTCGTTGCTTGTACTTGTGATACCATTCCTCGAATGCCTGGCTCTTGCGCAAGAATTCCTTCCTAGTTTCCTCGCATTTTTCTTTTAGCTTCATCTCTTCGTCTTGATGGATGATTATTGTTTTTATCACTGCAGCAAATGAAGAGATAGCGGATTTGGCAACCTCGTCAGGAAGCTTTTCAAGACAATCGTGCCATGCATGAAGGAGTGCTTGGATGGGAGGATTCTGCGCTCGCGGAGGAGATGAGATTTTCTCTTTCAAGCTGCTTTCGATAGGGATGAGATTCAACTTTAACCAGTTGTTGAGAGATAGAATGTATTGCTTTTGATTGGTCACGAGCTTATCAAATTGCGAATGCCACTCTTGGACAACGTTATGAAGTTGGATGGTCCAGTCGTGGTGTTGCTTTGTTGTTTCTTTGGAACTGAGGGCAACGTCAAGAGACTTAAGCTTTTCAACAACCTTGAGTTGCCTATCATGATGTATGCACATGCTTGCCCACATGTTAGCCATCCTGCAAATTAGATGTCAAAATTTATGGTCATGATTAAATTCAATTCAAGCCATTGGCAATAAGTAGGTCTCTTAATCTGAACAGGCAACACAAACAATCCTGGATAAACTTATGAAGTAAAGATGCCAATTACAGCAATATTAGAACCAATATACAGATTTCTAGTTATTTTCATAGGAAAACTTACCCATCAACAAGCATAACAAGTTTCGGATATAACTGCTCATCACGTAATCGATTAACTTCTGACACTGTTGAATCCATGGACTGCATGTCAACTATGTACCTTGTATGCAAATGACTTACAGCTGCCTTTGTTTTCTCCAATGATTCAGCACTAGCACCACGTTTCTTCTGCTTGTTTAACCAAGCTACCTTCCTTTTATACTCGAGCTTCATCAGCTCTCCTTGCTACAATCGGGACCAAATTTTCATAACATTCGGAACAAGTTTAAAAAACAAGCTTAACAACATGCCTATCAACATGGATCGCCATGAAAAGCAGTTGgccataaaaaaagaaaagaaaaagtgaagagaGAAACAGATAAACCAGAGTCTTAAAATGTACCTTTACTTCATCATAAAGTTTCTTTTCCCATGCTAGCAACTTATCCAGGACAGTGGCGTGAGACTCGTGCTCTTCAGAATCAAACTCATCCTTCCTGTTTTCACCGTTTGTCATACCTCTGAAAGAACTATTCCATGTAATGACACGCATTACCCTCGCGGAATGATCAATATGTCCTACGATCAATGAGATCATTACATTAAAGATAAAGCAATTCTCTTTCTAATTGCAACTACAAATTGCAGGACAAGATCtgcacaaaaaatttaaaacttttagttCATTTCAACTATGCCATTTTACTCAATAAAAAATAGCAGCTTTGTTTTGTGGTAAAGAATAAAGTATAAAGATGTAAGGTCAAGGCCAGATTAAAACATAAAGGTAAAGCACAACAAGATCTAAATGCAAAGACACACTTTACACAAAAAGtccattaaatcatttaaaaatacaaaaaagaaaaatttcccCCAGATCCAAACAGTCTTTCACATAAAATTGCAGTGAAAACCTAAATTTATGAAACTCAACTAGGTGCAGAACATGAAACATGGAAAACCTAAACTGTCACAATCAAAACATATTAGGCAACTTAGAAAAGCAAGCAGATTACCTCGATTATCAGCAAAATTGGAATGATAATGCAACCTGGTAGCCTCCAGCATCTTAGAAACCTCTTGAGCACTCTCTGAGCATTTCAAGAAATGGTCATCAATCTCATTCAAAACCAGCATCAAATTCACACTAGAAACGGCCTTCACCATTCTCCTGAAATCTGCCGGAGCCGTTTTCGAATGCTCCATCTGTACCTGTTGTTTCCCCTTAACATCATCCTCCACCGCCATCTTCTCCGGCCTCTCCGGAGTCTTGGGCTCAATCTCACTATCGGCTCCGCCATGGCTATTAAACCCCACACCACTTACATTGTTAGCGAAAGGTTCAGCATTTCTAACCTCGGTCTCGTTGTCATTGTTGTCCAAATCCAAGCTCGGACCCGGCATGTTATTGTCGACCATAAAGAAGTAATCCCAAGCCATGTGTTTAGCTTCCGGCATCGGCGGCGGGTGGGTCACATTGTTGTTCTCCGATGTCGACGCCGTCATATCTTCCTTATTAGGCCCTCGTGAGTCTTTTCTGAGACCTTCATTGTGATTTTTTTCAAGCGCCTCGTTTTCTACatgattttcttcttcttcttcttcttcctcttcttcttcttcttcaatagcGAGTGAAGAATCGAACTCCTTGCGACTCTTGATGGGCATTTCTGGCATGCTGAGGGCGCGTTTGATGGGAGCGGCGGGGCTAGGGGAGAAGTTAGGAAGCGGAGGAGGTGGAGGAAGGTTGTCCATCATAGGAGGCGGAGGAGGCGGCTGAGGAGTGGAGTCAAGTGGAGGAATCCCA comes from the Gossypium hirsutum isolate 1008001.06 chromosome A06, Gossypium_hirsutum_v2.1, whole genome shotgun sequence genome and includes:
- the LOC107893945 gene encoding protein ROLLING AND ERECT LEAF 2, with translation MGCAQSRIENEESVVRCKDRKNLMKDAVLARNAFAAGHSGYAISLKNTGAALSDYGHGEAEEPLEEQPRGIPPLDSTPQPPPPPPMMDNLPPPPPLPNFSPSPAAPIKRALSMPEMPIKSRKEFDSSLAIEEEEEEEEEEEEENHVENEALEKNHNEGLRKDSRGPNKEDMTASTSENNNVTHPPPMPEAKHMAWDYFFMVDNNMPGPSLDLDNNDNETEVRNAEPFANNVSGVGFNSHGGADSEIEPKTPERPEKMAVEDDVKGKQQVQMEHSKTAPADFRRMVKAVSSVNLMLVLNEIDDHFLKCSESAQEVSKMLEATRLHYHSNFADNRGHIDHSARVMRVITWNSSFRGMTNGENRKDEFDSEEHESHATVLDKLLAWEKKLYDEVKQGELMKLEYKRKVAWLNKQKKRGASAESLEKTKAAVSHLHTRYIVDMQSMDSTVSEVNRLRDEQLYPKLVMLVDGMANMWASMCIHHDRQLKVVEKLKSLDVALSSKETTKQHHDWTIQLHNVVQEWHSQFDKLVTNQKQYILSLNNWLKLNLIPIESSLKEKISSPPRAQNPPIQALLHAWHDCLEKLPDEVAKSAISSFAAVIKTIIIHQDEEMKLKEKCEETRKEFLRKSQAFEEWYHKYKQRRSALDEIDAGEDTNAKDPVSERQLVVESLKKRLEEEAEALKKHCIQVREKSIGSLKIRLPEIFRALSDYSHACSEAYEKLRSVTQSQKTNGAPS